Proteins from a genomic interval of Microbacterium imperiale:
- a CDS encoding LacI family DNA-binding transcriptional regulator, whose product MTTLADVAAHAGVAKSTASRALSRPDLVAPDTVARVRAAAEQLGFIPNRAASHLARGRSGIVALVVPTLDNAFFTPIIAGAQARARESDLQLTVAVHRLDDADGLVELERLVRQVDGCVLVAPRGPDDIVRAVGALGPTVLVDREIDGIPSIVADTATAFADLAGRLADAGHRGIAYLGGPEGSWQDRQRTAAIAAAVGDRVTLTTLGPLPSTFAAGVATADAVIDSGATAVVPYATSIGLGLVFALRARGVASPGDILVSAERLVAQAIGADDVPAIDVDGDALGREAMAALIPLLDAPLDTAPQRRLAVSVHWPAAGATHAENAPARR is encoded by the coding sequence GTGACGACGCTGGCTGATGTCGCCGCCCACGCAGGGGTGGCGAAGTCGACCGCCTCGCGCGCGCTCAGCCGGCCCGACCTCGTCGCGCCCGACACCGTCGCGCGGGTGCGCGCCGCCGCCGAGCAGCTCGGGTTCATCCCCAACCGGGCCGCCAGCCACCTCGCCCGCGGCCGCAGCGGAATCGTCGCCCTCGTCGTGCCGACGCTCGACAACGCCTTCTTCACACCGATCATCGCGGGCGCGCAGGCCCGGGCGCGGGAGTCCGACCTGCAGCTCACGGTCGCCGTCCACCGTCTCGACGACGCCGACGGACTGGTCGAGCTCGAGCGTCTCGTGCGCCAGGTCGACGGCTGCGTGCTCGTCGCACCGCGCGGACCCGACGACATCGTGCGGGCCGTCGGCGCCCTCGGCCCGACCGTGCTCGTCGACCGCGAGATCGACGGCATCCCCTCGATCGTCGCCGACACCGCGACCGCCTTCGCCGACCTGGCCGGCCGGCTCGCCGACGCCGGCCACCGCGGCATCGCCTACCTGGGCGGACCCGAGGGGTCGTGGCAGGACCGGCAGCGCACCGCGGCCATCGCGGCGGCGGTCGGCGACCGGGTGACGCTGACGACCCTCGGCCCCCTGCCCTCGACCTTCGCCGCGGGAGTCGCGACCGCCGACGCCGTCATCGACAGCGGCGCGACGGCCGTCGTGCCCTATGCGACCTCGATCGGCCTCGGCCTCGTGTTCGCGCTGCGCGCCCGCGGCGTCGCCTCGCCCGGCGACATCCTCGTCAGCGCGGAGCGCCTCGTCGCCCAGGCGATCGGTGCCGACGACGTGCCGGCGATCGACGTCGACGGCGACGCGCTCGGCCGCGAGGCCATGGCCGCGCTCATCCCCCTGCTCGACGCACCGCTCGACACCGCTCCTCAGCGACGCCTCGCGGTCTCGGTGCACTGGCCCGCCGCGGGCGCGACCCACGCCGAGAACGCACCCGCTCGGCGATAA
- a CDS encoding ABC transporter permease: protein MVSRRTGLLALPGLALLLAGFLIPSIAMLFAPPGVSPLDILDRLGRMLTDPFDLAIIGRTVGLGLIVTVVCIVLGFPIAYLLARSTSRWAGVLLALAIFPLLLSNVVRTFGWLVLLGSNGAIGQLLTGLGLVDRAPQLLYTELAIVLGLTQLFLPLAIISCYSAVAQVDPGLDDAARGLGASRTRTFWGIVVPLSAPGMVVAATLVFAGSVTAYTTPYLLGGSSQRMLSTQLYSYSSVTIDWAAASATAIIMTVLVFAVSGLSAVVGRRGATS from the coding sequence GTGGTCTCACGCCGCACCGGACTGCTCGCCCTGCCCGGGTTGGCGCTGCTGCTGGCGGGGTTCCTGATCCCCTCGATCGCGATGCTCTTCGCGCCTCCGGGGGTCAGTCCGCTCGACATCCTCGACCGGCTCGGGCGCATGCTCACCGACCCGTTCGATCTCGCGATCATCGGCCGCACGGTCGGCCTCGGCCTGATCGTGACCGTCGTCTGCATCGTCCTCGGCTTCCCGATCGCCTACCTGCTGGCGCGCTCGACCTCGCGGTGGGCGGGCGTGCTGCTCGCGCTCGCGATCTTCCCGCTGCTGCTGAGCAACGTCGTCCGCACGTTCGGGTGGCTCGTGCTGCTGGGCTCCAACGGCGCGATCGGCCAGCTGCTCACCGGACTCGGCCTCGTCGACCGTGCACCGCAGCTGCTCTACACCGAGCTGGCCATCGTCCTGGGTCTCACGCAGCTCTTCCTGCCGCTCGCGATCATCTCCTGCTATTCCGCCGTCGCGCAGGTCGATCCCGGACTGGATGACGCCGCGCGCGGCCTCGGCGCGAGCCGCACCCGCACCTTCTGGGGCATCGTCGTGCCGCTGTCGGCGCCCGGCATGGTCGTCGCCGCGACGCTCGTCTTCGCCGGCAGCGTCACCGCCTACACGACGCCGTACCTCCTCGGCGGATCCAGCCAGCGGATGCTGTCGACCCAGCTGTACTCGTACTCGAGCGTCACGATCGATTGGGCCGCCGCGAGCGCGACCGCGATCATCATGACGGTGCTCGTGTTCGCCGTGTCGGGCCTGTCGGCCGTCGTCGGACGACGGGGGGCCACCTCGTGA
- a CDS encoding polysaccharide deacetylase family protein produces MAATRRTNAQRRRTRRAVGIGVAIAAVTAVGAVAGWFAVDAMLRADASERSAASDPTPIPTGTPTPSATPLSPAQQLLAGSTDPNACAVSFAGDGVDIAPVLETQGQLYAALPIPARDGQVFAGWYVTAEDAAALSIPGRLNGADAVACEARERTVYAAWMTSDANAAAATRVPILMYHQFTTKPEGESGWLRGNYAYVGDWEAHLAYIADQQFYLPTWPEVSAFIDGRLFLPDHSVILTDDDADPTWLELAVPLVEKYGVMTTSFVITINGAGPELTPYVLKRSHTHDMHTAGADGQGRIVNWSHDEIVADLETSAGVLGGTKEVIAYPFGHHDDAAKQAVADAGFEMARTIEPGYVTIGTDKLALPTVRINYGMTVDDLQKAIG; encoded by the coding sequence ATGGCCGCTACACGTCGCACGAACGCGCAACGGCGCCGCACGCGACGGGCGGTGGGCATCGGTGTCGCGATCGCCGCCGTGACCGCGGTCGGAGCCGTGGCGGGGTGGTTCGCGGTCGACGCGATGCTGCGAGCCGACGCGTCCGAGCGGTCGGCGGCATCCGATCCCACCCCGATTCCGACGGGCACCCCGACCCCCTCGGCCACGCCGCTCAGCCCGGCGCAACAGCTGCTCGCCGGCTCGACCGACCCGAACGCGTGCGCCGTGTCGTTCGCCGGTGACGGCGTCGACATCGCGCCCGTCCTCGAGACGCAGGGCCAGCTGTACGCCGCACTGCCGATCCCCGCGCGCGACGGCCAGGTGTTCGCCGGGTGGTACGTCACCGCCGAGGATGCCGCGGCCCTGTCGATCCCCGGACGCCTCAACGGCGCGGATGCCGTCGCCTGCGAGGCCCGCGAACGCACCGTGTACGCCGCGTGGATGACTTCCGACGCGAATGCGGCCGCCGCGACGCGGGTGCCGATCCTGATGTACCACCAGTTCACGACGAAGCCCGAGGGCGAGTCCGGCTGGCTGCGCGGCAACTACGCGTACGTCGGTGACTGGGAGGCGCACCTCGCGTACATCGCAGACCAGCAGTTCTACCTGCCGACGTGGCCCGAGGTCAGCGCTTTCATCGACGGGCGGCTCTTCCTGCCCGACCACTCGGTGATCCTCACCGACGACGACGCCGACCCCACGTGGCTCGAGCTGGCGGTGCCGCTGGTCGAGAAGTACGGCGTGATGACGACATCCTTCGTCATCACGATCAACGGAGCCGGTCCCGAGCTGACGCCGTACGTCCTCAAGCGCTCGCACACCCACGACATGCACACCGCCGGGGCCGACGGACAGGGCCGCATCGTCAACTGGTCGCACGACGAGATCGTCGCCGACCTCGAGACGTCGGCGGGCGTGCTCGGCGGCACGAAGGAGGTCATCGCGTATCCCTTCGGGCACCACGACGACGCCGCGAAGCAGGCGGTGGCGGATGCCGGCTTCGAGATGGCTCGCACGATCGAGCCCGGCTACGTCACCATCGGCACCGACAAGCTCGCGCTGCCGACCGTGCGGATCAACTACGGGATGACCGTAGATGACCTGCAGAAGGCCATCGGGTGA
- a CDS encoding ABC transporter permease, giving the protein MKTSRPVAASLAVAGYIIMIVPILFVVATAFTGGRTLRFPPEGFSLRWFEAALNYDPFVSALLSSLQLALIATVLALLIGVPVTLAIHRGKSLVEGLFLSPLIVPELVVGLALYQQLMIGLRLDNFPVLLIGHTVLMLPYAVRVTGASLALADPGIEEAARGLGASPLRAFFTVTLPLLRPGIFSAGLLSFVTSFNNVPLSLLLQSRDFRTLPVTMLDYVQQSYDPMVAATSTIILAGTVVIAVIAERTVGFARIFGGINR; this is encoded by the coding sequence GTGAAGACCAGTCGCCCGGTCGCGGCATCCCTCGCCGTCGCCGGCTACATCATCATGATCGTGCCGATCCTGTTCGTCGTCGCCACGGCGTTCACAGGCGGACGGACGCTGCGCTTCCCGCCCGAGGGGTTCTCGCTGCGGTGGTTCGAGGCGGCGCTGAACTACGACCCGTTCGTCAGTGCTCTGCTGTCGAGCCTGCAGCTCGCGCTGATCGCGACCGTCCTCGCGCTGCTGATCGGTGTGCCGGTGACGCTCGCGATCCACCGCGGCAAGAGCCTGGTCGAAGGGCTCTTCCTCTCGCCGCTCATCGTGCCCGAGCTCGTCGTCGGCCTCGCGCTGTACCAGCAGCTCATGATCGGCCTGCGCCTCGACAACTTCCCCGTGCTGCTCATCGGCCACACGGTGCTGATGCTGCCGTACGCCGTGCGCGTCACGGGCGCCTCGCTCGCCCTGGCCGACCCGGGCATCGAAGAGGCGGCTCGCGGCCTCGGCGCCTCGCCGCTGCGGGCCTTCTTCACCGTGACGCTCCCGCTGCTGCGACCCGGCATCTTCTCGGCGGGTCTGCTGAGCTTCGTCACCTCGTTCAACAACGTGCCGCTGTCGCTGCTACTGCAGAGCCGCGACTTCCGGACGCTTCCCGTCACCATGCTCGACTACGTCCAGCAGAGCTACGACCCCATGGTCGCCGCGACCAGCACCATCATCCTGGCGGGCACCGTCGTCATCGCCGTCATCGCCGAGCGCACCGTCGGCTTCGCCCGCATCTTCGGAGGGATCAACCGATGA
- a CDS encoding extracellular solute-binding protein: MIRTRTSRLLAASSALAATALVVTGCSGAGDDESGSADSIVVSAFPFGVEEFQEAIVDPFTEKTGIRVEIETGSNADRLSQLQLAGGDAGIDVMLISDTFAASGQEQDLFQDFDESDVPNLASIAEFAVEEGYDGPAYSYQLNGTLYSTDDLTAEQAADWSLYADPAYSGRLAFPDISVTAGQLAVSGVAATFGDGPYDIDTAYETIGGWAPGILQFYTSSTEVTNLLTQGEIVAADALSGFATNLVASGEPVAWTAPTEGRFMATNRAMIPSGAENVEGAYAFIDYLLSVEAQAASAEIVGDLPVALDAAIPAEITAVVGDIAADPIAAGYATLDPAEIVPNRAQWVERFAREVSSR; this comes from the coding sequence ATGATCCGCACCCGCACCAGCCGCCTGCTCGCGGCATCGTCCGCCCTCGCCGCCACGGCGCTCGTCGTCACCGGCTGCTCCGGCGCCGGCGACGACGAGTCCGGTTCGGCCGACTCCATCGTCGTGAGCGCGTTCCCCTTCGGCGTCGAGGAGTTCCAGGAGGCGATCGTCGATCCCTTCACCGAGAAGACCGGCATCCGCGTCGAGATCGAGACCGGCTCCAACGCCGACCGTCTGTCGCAGCTGCAGCTGGCCGGCGGCGACGCGGGCATCGACGTCATGCTGATCTCCGACACCTTCGCCGCGTCGGGACAGGAGCAGGACCTCTTCCAGGACTTCGACGAGTCCGACGTGCCCAACCTCGCGTCCATCGCCGAGTTCGCGGTCGAGGAGGGCTACGACGGTCCGGCCTACAGCTACCAGCTCAACGGCACGCTCTACAGCACCGACGACCTCACCGCCGAGCAGGCAGCCGACTGGTCGCTCTACGCCGATCCCGCCTACAGCGGACGCCTGGCGTTCCCCGACATCTCGGTCACCGCGGGCCAGCTCGCCGTCTCGGGCGTCGCCGCGACCTTCGGCGACGGACCCTACGACATCGACACCGCCTACGAGACGATCGGCGGCTGGGCCCCCGGCATCCTCCAGTTCTACACCTCGTCGACCGAGGTCACGAACCTGCTCACCCAGGGCGAGATCGTCGCCGCCGACGCTCTCAGCGGCTTCGCGACCAACCTCGTCGCCTCCGGTGAGCCGGTCGCCTGGACCGCCCCGACCGAGGGACGCTTCATGGCCACCAACCGCGCGATGATCCCCAGCGGCGCCGAGAACGTCGAGGGCGCCTACGCGTTCATCGACTACCTGCTCTCGGTCGAGGCGCAGGCGGCGTCGGCCGAGATCGTCGGCGACCTGCCCGTCGCGCTCGACGCCGCGATCCCCGCCGAGATCACCGCGGTGGTCGGAGACATCGCCGCCGACCCCATCGCCGCGGGCTACGCGACGCTCGACCCCGCCGAGATCGTCCCGAACCGCGCCCAGTGGGTGGAGCGCTTCGCGCGCGAGGTCTCTTCGCGCTGA
- a CDS encoding DEAD/DEAH box helicase, which produces MTDTAFRTLGVPAPLVEALAKDGKTTAFPIQVDTLPDTLAGRDVLGRGKTGSGKTLAFSIPMAARLGGELAGGARRATRILGLVLAPTRELATQINATLEPLAAAYGMKTTTIFGGVNQNRQVQALNAGVDIVVACPGRLEDLLQQRHLTLDSVEITVIDEADHMADLGFLPAVTRILDKTPRDGQRMLFSATLDNGVDKLVKRFLQNEVLHSVDEAHSPVAAMTHHVFHVAGAEEKKDVVTALASGMGRRILFTRTKHAAKKLAKQLTAQGIPSVDLHGNLSQPQRDRNLAAFSSGAAKVLVATDVAARGVHVDDVELVVHVDPPMEHKAYLHRSGRTARAGAEGAVVTLVLPGQERDVKDLLRKAAIAVTPETVTATSPAVTALVGKVAPYVAPAPVEAAPRGTSQGANAQRKRAARDAREGGASNGGGRSGGRGRGGRGQGQGTAGGRDGQAARTGGQGGQQSRGQQSARSGQPAERPARESRDAAPAGNARRTGRRATSAGGKLTVGSVVRPNTAGRRSGR; this is translated from the coding sequence ATGACTGACACCGCTTTCCGCACGCTCGGCGTGCCCGCTCCTCTCGTCGAGGCCCTCGCGAAGGACGGCAAGACGACCGCCTTCCCGATCCAGGTCGACACCCTGCCCGACACGCTCGCCGGGCGCGACGTGCTCGGCCGCGGCAAGACCGGCTCGGGCAAGACGCTGGCCTTCTCGATCCCGATGGCCGCGCGCCTCGGGGGCGAGCTCGCCGGCGGGGCGCGCCGCGCCACCCGCATCCTCGGCCTCGTCCTCGCCCCGACCCGCGAGCTGGCGACCCAGATCAACGCGACGCTCGAGCCCCTCGCCGCCGCGTACGGCATGAAGACGACCACCATCTTCGGCGGCGTCAACCAGAACCGCCAGGTGCAGGCGCTGAACGCCGGCGTCGACATCGTCGTGGCGTGCCCCGGCCGCCTCGAAGACCTGCTGCAGCAGCGTCACCTGACGCTCGACTCGGTCGAGATCACCGTCATCGACGAGGCCGACCACATGGCCGACCTCGGCTTCCTGCCGGCGGTCACCCGCATCCTCGACAAGACGCCGCGCGACGGCCAGCGCATGCTCTTCAGCGCGACGCTCGACAACGGCGTGGACAAGCTCGTCAAGCGCTTCCTGCAGAACGAGGTGCTGCACTCGGTCGACGAGGCGCACTCCCCCGTCGCGGCGATGACCCACCACGTGTTCCACGTGGCCGGCGCCGAGGAGAAGAAGGATGTCGTCACCGCGCTCGCCTCGGGCATGGGCCGGCGCATCCTCTTCACTCGCACCAAGCACGCCGCGAAGAAGCTCGCGAAGCAGCTGACCGCGCAGGGCATCCCCTCGGTCGACCTGCACGGCAACCTCTCGCAGCCGCAGCGCGACCGCAACCTCGCCGCGTTCTCGAGCGGCGCCGCGAAGGTGCTCGTCGCGACCGACGTCGCCGCCCGCGGCGTGCACGTCGACGACGTCGAGCTCGTCGTCCACGTCGACCCGCCCATGGAGCACAAGGCGTACCTGCACCGCTCAGGCCGCACCGCCCGCGCCGGCGCCGAGGGCGCCGTGGTGACCCTCGTGCTGCCGGGGCAGGAGCGCGACGTCAAGGACCTGCTGCGCAAGGCCGCCATCGCGGTCACCCCCGAGACGGTGACGGCCACCTCGCCCGCCGTCACGGCGCTCGTCGGCAAGGTCGCCCCCTACGTCGCACCGGCGCCGGTCGAGGCCGCGCCGCGCGGCACGAGCCAGGGCGCGAACGCCCAGCGCAAGCGCGCGGCCCGCGATGCCCGTGAGGGTGGCGCGTCGAACGGCGGCGGTCGTTCCGGCGGTCGCGGTCGCGGCGGACGCGGTCAGGGTCAGGGCACGGCCGGCGGTCGCGACGGTCAGGCCGCCCGCACGGGCGGTCAGGGCGGTCAGCAGAGCCGTGGCCAGCAGTCCGCACGCAGCGGTCAGCCCGCCGAGCGCCCGGCGCGCGAGAGCCGGGATGCCGCACCCGCGGGCAACGCGCGCCGCACCGGCCGCCGCGCGACCTCGGCCGGCGGCAAGCTGACGGTCGGCTCGGTCGTGCGCCCCAACACCGCGGGCCGCCGCTCGGGCCGCTGA
- a CDS encoding ABC transporter ATP-binding protein: protein MTTAAEFVGVTQRFGDFTAVDDIDLAIPAGQLTTLLGPSGCGKTTSLRMLAGYAQPTSGRIMIAGTDATRTPPERRGLGMVFQSYALFPHMTVAENVGYGLKLRKVAAPERRRRVDEALGLVGLGHLAASRPKKLSGGQQQRVALARAIAIRPTLLLLDEPLSNLDARLRVQMRAEIRRIQSETGLTVVLVTHDQDEALEMSDRMVLMRDGRIMQEGAPSAVFTAPANRFVAEFLGYENFIATPDGGLTTVRPEHLVVGAASGAAGLALDGVVTDVAYRGVDRLVTVETADAAGTTVRLIADVRDEAVLARPGDRVTVSAPQARLIRLAA, encoded by the coding sequence ATGACCACCGCAGCAGAGTTCGTCGGGGTGACCCAGCGCTTCGGCGACTTCACCGCCGTCGACGACATCGACCTCGCCATCCCGGCGGGGCAGCTGACGACCCTCCTCGGGCCCAGCGGATGCGGCAAGACCACGTCGCTGCGCATGCTCGCCGGCTACGCGCAGCCGACGTCGGGGCGCATCATGATCGCCGGGACCGACGCCACGCGCACGCCGCCCGAGCGCCGGGGGCTGGGCATGGTGTTCCAGTCCTACGCCCTGTTCCCGCACATGACGGTCGCCGAGAACGTCGGGTACGGCCTCAAGCTGCGCAAGGTCGCCGCGCCCGAGCGCCGCCGTCGCGTCGACGAGGCCCTGGGCCTGGTCGGCCTCGGTCACCTCGCGGCGAGCCGGCCCAAGAAGCTCTCGGGCGGCCAGCAGCAGCGCGTCGCGCTCGCGCGTGCGATCGCCATCCGCCCGACCCTCCTGCTGCTCGACGAGCCGCTGTCGAACCTCGACGCCCGGCTGCGCGTGCAGATGCGCGCCGAGATCCGCCGCATCCAGTCCGAGACCGGCCTCACGGTCGTGCTCGTCACGCACGACCAGGACGAGGCCCTCGAGATGTCCGACCGCATGGTCCTCATGCGCGACGGCCGCATCATGCAGGAGGGCGCTCCGTCCGCGGTGTTCACGGCTCCCGCGAACCGCTTCGTCGCGGAGTTCCTGGGCTACGAGAACTTCATCGCCACGCCCGACGGCGGCCTGACCACGGTCCGGCCCGAGCACCTCGTCGTCGGCGCCGCGTCCGGCGCGGCCGGCCTGGCGCTCGACGGCGTCGTGACGGATGTCGCCTACCGCGGCGTCGACCGGCTCGTGACCGTCGAGACCGCGGATGCCGCCGGCACGACGGTGCGCCTGATCGCGGACGTCCGCGACGAGGCCGTGCTCGCCCGGCCCGGCGATCGCGTCACGGTATCCGCGCCGCAGGCGCGACTCATCCGCCTCGCGGCCTAA
- a CDS encoding glycosyltransferase, which yields MDLTIVVPTFNEGPNVAELLRRIGDAVDDRMIEVLFVDDSTDDTPQIIERAAAHTDFPVRLIHRDAPVAGLGGAVVEGMKAAASSWCLVMDGDLQHPPEDIPRLLARADRGDVDVVVASRYIAGGDSKGLADATRTTVSRASTLLTKAMFPRKLGECSDPMTGFFLVDRDAIDIDALRPRGFKILLEILARRHLRVSEVPFAFAPRYAGASKATFTQGIRFLTQLLMLRFGRMSAFALVGGVGAIANLVIMWGLIRLGMDYLPASIIASEITIIGNFLLLEYLVFSDMRSESGSMTQRFVKSFTFNNAEAIIRIPVLWVLVENAHIPSVIAAGLTLVAAFVVRFVFHALVVYAPKKQRVAPALEPARERARALES from the coding sequence ATGGATCTGACGATCGTCGTCCCGACCTTCAACGAAGGTCCGAACGTCGCCGAACTGCTCCGACGCATCGGCGACGCGGTCGACGACCGGATGATCGAGGTCCTCTTCGTCGACGACTCGACCGATGACACCCCGCAGATCATCGAGCGGGCCGCAGCGCACACCGATTTCCCGGTGCGCCTCATCCACCGCGACGCCCCCGTCGCCGGGCTCGGCGGCGCCGTCGTCGAAGGCATGAAGGCCGCGGCATCCTCGTGGTGCCTCGTCATGGACGGCGACCTGCAGCACCCGCCCGAGGACATCCCGCGCCTGCTCGCCCGCGCCGACCGCGGTGACGTCGACGTCGTGGTGGCCTCGCGGTACATCGCGGGCGGCGACTCGAAGGGGCTGGCCGACGCCACCCGCACCACGGTGTCGCGGGCGTCGACGCTGCTGACGAAGGCGATGTTCCCGCGCAAGCTCGGCGAATGCAGCGATCCCATGACCGGGTTCTTCCTCGTCGACCGCGACGCGATCGACATCGACGCGCTGCGTCCGCGCGGGTTCAAGATCCTGCTCGAGATCCTCGCGCGCCGCCACCTGCGCGTCTCGGAGGTGCCGTTCGCATTCGCGCCGCGGTACGCCGGCGCCTCGAAGGCGACGTTCACGCAGGGCATCCGCTTCCTCACGCAGCTGCTCATGCTCCGCTTCGGCCGCATGTCGGCGTTCGCCCTCGTCGGCGGGGTCGGCGCAATCGCGAACCTCGTGATCATGTGGGGTCTGATCCGTCTGGGCATGGACTACCTGCCGGCCTCGATCATCGCCAGCGAGATCACCATCATCGGCAACTTCCTGCTGCTGGAGTACCTCGTCTTCTCGGACATGCGCTCCGAGTCGGGCTCAATGACGCAACGGTTCGTCAAATCGTTCACGTTCAACAACGCCGAAGCGATCATCCGGATCCCCGTGCTGTGGGTGCTCGTCGAGAACGCCCACATCCCCAGCGTCATCGCCGCCGGGCTGACGCTCGTCGCAGCCTTCGTCGTGCGGTTCGTCTTCCACGCCCTCGTCGTCTACGCCCCCAAGAAGCAGCGCGTGGCCCCGGCGCTCGAACCGGCACGCGAGCGGGCCCGCGCCCTCGAGTCCTGA
- a CDS encoding glutaredoxin family protein, with protein MSVSSDTITMFGADWCRDCRRTKAQLDGLGVAYTYVDLEADPAAADVARDISGRTQIPVVVYPDATHHVEPSNDDVAAKLRELSLI; from the coding sequence ATGAGCGTTTCCTCCGACACCATCACGATGTTCGGCGCGGACTGGTGCCGCGACTGCCGCCGCACCAAGGCGCAGCTCGACGGGCTGGGCGTCGCGTACACCTACGTCGACCTCGAGGCCGACCCGGCCGCCGCCGACGTCGCGCGCGACATCTCCGGTCGCACGCAGATCCCCGTCGTGGTCTACCCCGACGCGACCCACCACGTCGAGCCGAGCAACGACGACGTGGCGGCCAAGCTGCGCGAGCTCTCGCTCATCTGA
- a CDS encoding adenosine deaminase family protein — translation MTSAPPLPADYLQRLPKADLHCHLIGTVRPSTFAELARREALELPADPERIFADINSLPPDPALYRNTRIPVPQERSADEPEVSYSLFQVSNWVVEVLRDADDLTRIVYEAFEDAHRTSGTRHLELFFDALPPHLASLGYRGAVEAYAEGIRMAERDFGMTGLMIQGIDRSRSGEEALEVVRRVVDNPHEYVAGIGLDNLETAGPPERFADAYRLAGEAGLGRTAHSSEHAPTAVNTITCLDVLGCDRIDHGYYVLEDDAVVARMRDEQVSFTVASTTSRRSWRPWRRASIAAMLDAGLNVIPCSDDPGMFPTTLAAEYGIVSEQIGATHAQIRRMAIASFEASWLPADLRARRVAEVTREIEALDAEFSLS, via the coding sequence ATGACCTCCGCACCACCGCTCCCCGCCGACTACCTCCAGCGCCTGCCGAAGGCCGACCTGCACTGCCATCTCATCGGCACCGTGCGGCCGTCGACCTTCGCCGAGCTGGCCCGGCGCGAAGCGCTCGAGCTGCCCGCCGACCCCGAGCGCATCTTCGCCGACATCAACTCGCTGCCGCCCGACCCCGCGCTGTACCGGAACACCCGCATCCCGGTGCCGCAGGAGCGCTCGGCCGACGAGCCCGAGGTGTCGTACTCGCTGTTCCAGGTGTCGAATTGGGTCGTCGAGGTGCTGCGCGATGCCGACGACCTGACGCGCATCGTCTACGAGGCGTTCGAGGACGCCCACCGCACCAGCGGCACGCGTCACCTCGAGCTGTTCTTCGACGCGCTGCCGCCGCACCTGGCGTCGCTCGGATACCGGGGCGCGGTCGAGGCGTATGCCGAGGGCATCCGGATGGCCGAGCGCGACTTCGGCATGACCGGTCTCATGATCCAGGGCATCGACCGCAGCCGCAGCGGCGAGGAGGCCCTCGAGGTCGTGCGCCGCGTCGTCGACAACCCGCACGAGTACGTCGCCGGCATCGGCCTCGACAACCTCGAGACCGCCGGTCCGCCCGAGCGCTTCGCCGACGCGTACCGCCTCGCCGGCGAGGCCGGGCTCGGTCGCACGGCGCACTCGTCGGAGCATGCCCCGACCGCCGTCAACACGATCACGTGCCTCGATGTGCTCGGGTGCGACCGCATCGATCACGGCTATTACGTGCTCGAGGATGACGCCGTCGTGGCCCGCATGCGCGACGAGCAGGTGTCGTTCACCGTGGCCTCCACGACGTCGCGGCGCTCGTGGCGCCCGTGGCGCCGCGCGTCGATCGCCGCGATGCTGGACGCCGGGCTCAACGTCATCCCGTGCTCGGACGACCCGGGCATGTTCCCGACGACGCTCGCCGCCGAGTACGGCATCGTGTCGGAGCAGATCGGGGCCACGCACGCGCAGATCCGGCGCATGGCGATCGCGTCGTTCGAGGCATCCTGGCTTCCCGCCGACCTCCGTGCCCGGCGCGTCGCCGAGGTCACCCGCGAGATCGAGGCCCTCGACGCCGAGTTCTCCCTCTCCTGA